A genomic region of Deltaproteobacteria bacterium contains the following coding sequences:
- a CDS encoding laccase domain-containing protein has protein sequence MSSRIEHENYWETLMIRTIPFKFPGISGVRCLFTVRGPGMDGNLSLEVGEAEESVRRRRGELRGRFMWPGWAELRQAHGTRIVFEPGTEGFFGPEQDGDGLATRQRGLPLVVKTADCQALLMTDGSGSHVGALHCGWRGNRANFPGRGVAEFCGRYGLEPENVHVIRGPSLGPDHSEFVGFEKEWGPGFAAYYREADKTMDLWRLTRDQLLGAGVPEYQIYGLDICTFESMDLFFSYRREKQCGRQTALIWMEK, from the coding sequence ATGTCATCGAGGATTGAACATGAAAACTATTGGGAGACGCTCATGATCCGGACCATTCCCTTCAAATTTCCGGGCATTTCCGGGGTTCGGTGCCTGTTCACGGTTCGGGGGCCGGGAATGGACGGAAATCTGTCCTTGGAAGTCGGTGAGGCCGAGGAATCCGTCCGTCGTCGTCGGGGTGAGTTGAGAGGGCGATTTATGTGGCCGGGCTGGGCCGAGTTGCGACAGGCCCATGGAACGCGGATCGTTTTTGAGCCGGGTACCGAAGGATTCTTCGGTCCGGAGCAGGACGGGGACGGCCTGGCAACAAGGCAAAGGGGCCTGCCGCTGGTCGTGAAGACGGCGGATTGCCAAGCCCTGTTGATGACCGACGGATCAGGAAGCCATGTCGGTGCCTTGCATTGCGGCTGGCGCGGCAATCGAGCCAATTTCCCTGGTCGGGGAGTGGCCGAGTTTTGCGGCCGATACGGACTGGAGCCCGAAAATGTTCATGTGATCCGGGGGCCGAGCCTGGGCCCGGATCACAGCGAGTTTGTCGGTTTCGAAAAGGAGTGGGGGCCTGGGTTCGCTGCCTACTATCGAGAGGCGGACAAAACTATGGACCTTTGGAGGCTTACCCGAGATCAGCTCTTGGGGGCTGGAGTGCCGGAATATCAGATCTACGGGCTGGACATCTGCACCTTCGAGTCCATGGATCTGTTCTTCTCCTATCGACGGGAGAAACAGTGCGGACGGCAGACGGCCCTCATCTGGATGGAGAAATGA